In bacterium, the DNA window CCACCAATCAAATTTTGAAAAAAAAATTATGAACTTTGTCAACGAGTTACGCCGTGATTACGGTATTACCCAACCAATCAAAATCACCACACACAATCACTTTCCAACGGCAGCCGGCCTTGCTAGCAGCGCGAGTGGCTTTGCAGCTCTTACACTCGGTTTGAATAAATTATTTGATCTCAAACTCGGCAAGCAAGAACTTTCTCAACGCGCACGCTTGGGCTCAGGCTCTGCCGCTCGCTCAGTCCTTGGTGGCTTTGTTGTGTGGCATAAAGGCACTCTTGCAAACGGAAACAATTGCTTTGCCGAACAATTGTACGATGCCAACCATTGGCCAACATTACGCATTTTGGTGGTAGTCGTTGATGCATCAATAAAAAAAATGAGTTCACGAGACGGCATGCGCTTAACCGTTACCACCAGCCCATCATTTAACACCTGGTGCACAGAATCTGAAAAACGCATCAGTGCCATGCACCAAGCGATTGCAAAACGCGATTTAGAACAGGTCGGGATGTTAGCAGAAGCTGACTGGCACGGAATGTATAAGTCCATGCGCGATACACAACCACCACTCGAGTATCTTTCAGGCGCATCGTGGGTAGTTATTAAAACGGTCCAGCGGCTGCGCGCTGCCGGCATACTCTGCTACTTTACCACCGACGCCGGCCCCAATGTTAAAATTTTGTGTGAAGAACGCGATGCGGCAATTATCGAACAAACACTCATGGCATTAAACGAAGTAAACAACATTATCCGTAATCGCATTGCATGTGAGCCAATAATCACATGATTACCATTCACACGCCCGGCAAACTGATGCTCGCGGGCGAATGGAGCGTTCTTGAACCAGATAATCGCTGCATCGTTCTTCCTATCAATCGTTTTGCAATCTGTCAGATTCAAGAAGCAACAGAATCAACACTATCAGCACCAACGCTGGGCATTGCCAATGCAATAATTACGTACGAAAATTATGCATACAAAATTGCATCGAACGACTCACAACTTTTTATGGCACAAGCGGTACTCAACACCACATTGCGTTTTTTAAACGAACACAAGGTCACACTCAAAAAATTTAATCTCACCATCAATACCGACCAATTTTTTTATCATCAACAAAAACTCGGCTTTGGCAGCAGTGCTGCCGTGTGCGTTGGCATAACACGCGCGTTACTTACGTTGCATCAATTTATTGCAGACGATCTTACTATTTTCAAACTAGCAACGCTGGCACATTATCACGCACAAAAAAAAATCGGCAGCGGGTTTGATATCGCTGCGTCAACGTACGCCCAGCCACTCAGCTACCAGCGCTTTGATGCCGCATGGCTTGCCACACAAAGAACCGATTCGATTAAAAAAATTATAGAACAACCATGGCCAGGGCTGATCATCAAGCCAATCACACTGCCGCAAAAGTTTCATATGTGCGTCGGCTTCACCGGCGTAAGCGCTTCAACAACCACCCTTGCGCAGCGCATTTTACATTTTAAAAATGAGCATACCGAACAATACCAAAACTGGTGCACGACAACCAACAAAATTATTCTTGAACTAGAAACAGCTCTTGAAAATAATAAACAACAAACAATTATTGATTTAATTAATCAACAACAAAAATCACTGCGAAATTTGTCAGATTTGTCTGACGCACAAATTGACATTCCCGTCATGAGTTCGCTTATTGCCGCGGCGCAAAAGCACGGCACTGGTGCCAAATTTTCTGGCGCTGGTGGAGGCGACTGCGTGATTGCAATCTGCTTTGAAAATAACCGCGAAAAAAACATCAATCACGAGTGGGCGGCAATGGGTATTAAAATTATCAACACGGTAATTTTGAACCCTATGAAAAAAAATTAAATCTCTCTTAAAAAGTATCTACATTTACTTGACCAGAGCAGTTTTTTGTATCTTTCCGTTCGTGCTGAGCCTGTCGAAGCATCTGAACGGGCTCTTTTTTGTCTGTCTGAAAAGCCGAGAAGAATCGAAGCCCACTTCTATCCCGCCATACTTCGACAAGCTCAGCACGAGCGGGATCATGATGCAAAAACAGAAAAATGTATGCAATCTTTTGGAATATACAAGTGTGGCCATCGACGGTGAGTAAAGGGTCAATCATTTAATTTACAAAAATCATAATGATCGAAAGAGCGTTATATAAACAGAAAACGTACCCCTACTTTTCTAAATAATATTCTTGGTGTAGCATAAAGAACGCTTGCTAGCCACCTGCCCTTATTTAATGTAATAATCAAACAAGGAGTTTTTCATGTCATTATTTTTCTATTGCCTCGTTATCGTCATTTTTGGCGTGGGGGTACTTTTTTACGTTCGCAGCACACAAGAAACATCAATACAGAAAACAACCACACGCGCACTGCGCACGTTTGGCGATCTCAAATATCCGTTTTCACTGCCAGCACTGCTGTATACTTACAATGCTCTTGAGCCACACATCGACGAAGCAACCATGAATATTCATCACACCAAACATCATCAAGCGTACATCAACAGCTTGAATGAATGCCTTGAAAAACATCCAGAATTTCAAAGCAAGTCACTCGTTGATTTAATTGCTCACACCAAAACATTACCAGAAAGTTTACTCAAGGTCGTTGAAAATCATGGTGGTGGACATGCCAATCATTCAATGTTTTGGCTGATTATGTCACCACAAGGCGGCGGACAACCTGAAGGCAAATTAGCACAAGCAATTGATAAGACATTTGGTTCTTTTGAAAATTTTAAGAAATTGTTTATTGAAGCAGCAAAAACACGTTTTGGCAGCGGTTGGGCATGGTTATGTGTTGATAGCGATAATAATTTGGTGATCACATCAACCGCCAATCAAGACAATCCCATGATGGATGGATTAATCCCTGTTCTTGGCTTGGACATATGGGAACATGCGTATTATTTAAAATACCAAAACAAACGCATTGATTATGTTAACACGTGGTGGAATGTAATCAACTGGCCTGTGGTTGCTGAGTATTTTGCAAAGGCATGCTCAAAGTAACCGGCATCACAAAAAAATTTTGCGCTTGTAAAGCAGTAGCGACTTCGTGTTGCTGCTGCTTATTTTTTGTCAACGCAACAAGCGCCCCGCCAGCACCAGCTCCCGTCACTTTAACACTCAGCGCGCCGGCAGTAAGAGTCTTTTTGATAATAGCTTCAAGGTCCGCATTTGAAACACCAAGCTCTTTCAATAACTCATGATTCATGGTCATGCACATGCTCAATGCCGTAAGATTGCCTTGCTCAACAGCTTGCACACCCAACGAAAAAAGTTTCTCATAATCAGCACACAAGCGAGCAAAACATTCAGACCGCCTAGCACGATAACGTTGAACTGCAACCACTGCACCACTCGTTTGACTACGCATGCCACTGTCAATCACAACAAAGTGCAGGTCTGCTCGTGATCCAAAAAAATGTAGGTCTTTGCCTTTTTCAAAAATAAAAAAGCCACCAAACGTTGCTGCCGTGTTATCAATCCCACTCGGGTTGCCGTGCGCTATTTTCTCAGCCTGCAAAGCAGCCATACTGATAGCATTATCATCAAGATTGAGATTACATGTTTTGTTGATAGCTCGCGCAGTTGCCACCGCAGCTGCCGCACTGGAACCGGTACCGCCCGACATTACCACTAAATCGCCCGACAACGTAACTTCAAGCGATTGCGTGATGCCCAAAAAATTGATTATCGCTGATAAAAAATGATTCAGTTTTTCAGCCGAACATTTCAATGAATTATCAGCAAAACAACGCTGGTCAACAACGCGCGACGGACCACTAATAATTTTTGCAACCGCATGGGTTTGCTGCGGCAATGCAAATACAAGAGCTGGCAAGCCATACACAACAAAATGCTCACCAAACAAAATTATTTTACCGTATCCACCCACATTACTCATGCGCGATGCTCCGGCACAAATTTAAGACCGTAATGAATGATGCCATTCAGTCCAGAAACATAATATTTGCGCAGAGCTGCTCTTAAAGGCATACCAATGATCAGCTCTTCAAAATCAACATCAGCCAATTGCGTCATAATACGCGGACCATCTGCTAGTTGAACGAAACCAACACAGTACGGCTCATACATTTTATGCTCACGCGGCGCATGCATGACCTGCGTAAACGACAAGAGCGTCGCACAATGACTCAACTCAACCGGCTTAAATTCCGTGCTTGCACACGTGCATAAATATTTTTTTGGATAAAATTTTTGATAACACACAGCACATTGCACCCCCATCAAGCGATATCGTTGAGGATACAAGCGCCAATCGATAATCGGACTATCGCTAAACATACGCCACTCCTTATTTTTCTTGATCGATAAATATCACCAAAGTATAGGCGTATCTTTATAAAAAAAAAGCCTGCGAATGCAATTCGCAAGCTCTCAATACATAACATTTCTATACAATTTATTTATTACCAAAATTTTCAAGATCAGTAATCAACTCAGCAAGTTCTGCCGGCATAAGGCCTTCAAAATCTTTCTTTAAAACACTCGCCCCAGCATAAATTAGTGTTGCTTGAATTTCAACAAACTTGACTGCCACCGCAATATGCAAAGGCGTCCATCCACAACTTTTTTCTGGCTTATTAATAAAATAATGAAATTCGTCATCTGAAAGACATGCTCGCGCCCGTTTTATAAGATTTTCTACCAATGAAAGATTTCCATCGTACACAGCACTATGAAGGATTGTAAGATCATTCTCGTTAGTTTCTAACAATAAAAAACGATCTCGTTCACGTGGCTCTAATTCGCGTCGCTCTAAAAAGGTCTGCTCAAAATTTTGCGAAAACTTTTGTATACAACCTTCAAAGTCTCCATACATTCGGCCCGTAAATTCTCGACCAGCAAAAAGCAAACTCTGCGAACAAAGAAAAACAACTATCAATTTGACGTAAAAGTTACGCATAGAAAAATCCCTTGTTTCTTAGCTGTGTTTATAGAGTGAAGGCACATATTTTTTCCGTGCAAAAACTTTATCAAACAATGAGTTATTGTCAAACAACAAAAAATTATGGCATAAGAAAAGGCCGCTAAAAAAGCGGCCTTTTCTTATTTTGCTAGCGAATTTAAAATTCACTCAAACTTAGTTAAAATTGGCGCTTATTTTTTGCCTTTTTTACCTTTGTATTCTTTCTTACCTTGGTATTTGTTGTATTTGTTGTATTTGCCACCTTGACCGCCTTGAGCTGCCATTGCTTGAAGATTTTTAACTTGGTCCATATAATACTGAATTGGCTGCAACGCTGCCTGAACTAATGGATTATTTTGCGACTTAATATTCTTCAAATTTTGTAAATCTTCTTGTACTACAGTCACTACGGCAACTTGCTCATCAAGAGATGTATTTGCAGCGTTTGGCATCATTTTAGCTACCACAGCAATATCAGTCAAAGTCTTAACAATCAACTGTGGCATTAGAGCAACAGTATTTCTCGCAGCCTGAATTGTTGGATTTTGATTTAAAGCAGCTTGAACTGATGAATCACTTGAAACCTCAGGAACAGCCAAAGCAGCATTAACCGCTTGAACTGCCGGTACTACAGCAACCATATTTTTTACATTATTCCAATCCGAGATGTTAACTACTAGGCTGGCCAATGTTGCAATGTCAGTCAATGCTTGCGTAATTTGTTGAGCTGACGCTGCTGATGTTCCAGAAACTTGAGTAACACCTTGTGGCACAACAAGAGCCGCTCTAATTGCTGGCGTCAAAGCAGCCACAACTGATGGATCATTAGCCACAACCGGATCTGTTAAATCGTTGTTAACTGTTTGAACGGCTGACGTCATAGGAGCACCGGTAACTCCTGCATTAACAAGAACACTCAACGCAGCAATATCGCTCAATGTCCGCGTAACCGCTGGATTTGCAACTGGAGCTGGACCTGCCACTACGACTGGCGGCACTGGGTCAACAGAAACAACTACTGGAGGTACTGGAGTACCTGTTGGCGTTACTGGACTTACTGCAATCCTACCTTGTAAAGCAGTAATTGCTTGACTCAAAGCAGTTTGAATACTTGAATCCAACGATGGCATACCTTGGAATGCTTGCAACGCATTAAGAGCTAATTGAGCTGGCGAAGAACCTGGAGCAGGGTTTGCCAACGCACTCAAAGCCGCTACTATTTTATCAGCTGCTACTTTTTCAGCTGCTGTTTTTTCAGCCAATATTTGAGCTGCCGCTTGTGTTGCTTGAGCTGCTGCTTGAGCTGCTTTATCTGCTGCTTGAGCTGCTTTTTCAGCTGCTGCTTGAGCTGCTGCCGTTGCATCAGGCGTTCCAGTCGAAGCTGCTACCGCCGCTGCTTGCGTCGCTGTCGCTGCTGCTTGCGTTGCAACCGCTGCTGCTTGTGTTGCTGCTGGCGTTCCTGTCGCTGCAGCTGTTACTGCTGCTTGTGTTGCTGCAGCTGCTGCTGTCGTTGCAGCTACTGCTGCTGCTGCCGACGTACCAGTCGCTGCTGATTCAGCTACTGCTTGCGTTGCCGAAGCTGCTGCTTGCGTTGCTGCTTGAGTTGCTGCCGCTGCTACCGGTGCCGAAGGAGTTGACCCCACTGCCGTCAAGCTTGCAATTACGGGAGTAATTGCTTTTTGATCAGCTTTTGATAACAATGGGGAAGAACTTAAAAATTGAAGCAATGTCTGTAATTGAGTAACACTCGCTGCATGTTCGCTTATCAATTGCATTAGCAAATTAGCAAACGCTTGCTGCGTTTGAGCAGTAAAAGTACCCGCGCTATTAGAAGTAGCCAACGATGTAACATTATTTATCAATGTACTATCAATCGATTGTCCACTGAATTGATTGATCGAATTTTGAACTGACGCATCATCTGCGTAAGCCATGCTGGTTGCCAACATCGCAACCCCAGCAAGTGATTTTATAAACTTCTTATTCATGATTAAATTCTCCTATTTTTTTAATTTTGATCAGCGGATTGATCATCTACAACTGAGTCTTCTGTCTCGGCATTGTCTGCTGCTACAGTTGTACCTGATGTGGCAGTAGTGGTACTTTTGGTTACTTTTTTCCCTTTACCTTTTTTACGTATTTTTTTGCCTGTTTTTTGACTACCAACATTGCCTACAGCTTTTTTACCAGCTTTTTTCACTTTGCCTACTTTAACTTTTCCGGCACGAGCTTTCTTAATATTCTTAGCGACTTGAGCTTTCGTAGAAACTTGTTTCTTACCAACGGAAGGTTGCCCCAACGTTGGAACATTTTGCATAGCTTGTGGCAAATTCGGTATCAATGTCGAGATAACATATTGTTGTTGTGCTTGTGCCAAAAGAGGCGAAGTACTTGCTTGTACTAACAAATTGCGCATTGCAGTTGTAAGATCATTATGTTCTTTTAATACTTGTGCAACGCCACTACCAACCGCACGATGCGTTTTACCGGTAAAATCGCCAGCATCTGCTTCTGAGGCCAATTTAACCAATTCATTTATTTTATCAGCGTGCGATTTGTTACTTAAATCTTGCAATGACTTTTGAATGCTTTCATCGGTAAGATCTTTGGTAGAGGCTTTTGCCGAACCAGCCGGTTTAACAGCGACTAGCTTTTTAACTTTAACTACCTTCTTAGCTTTTTTCTTACCCGTTTTACCCGTCTTGACTGTCTTGACTGTCGAGTCTGATTTAGCTGCAAACATGGCACTTGATGCCAACGTAAGGGCTATTAACAAGAGCCCACTCAAACTTATCTTCTTCATCATCGATCTCCTTATTATTTCGATTCCTCAGCTTTCGCTGTAATCTCTTCCACTTCCTTTACTACTTTCTTACTTATTTACTTGTCGCTCATAATGAGATGCTTTGGTAACAGCGTAAGATTCTGTTCCTGCACCAAAGTTTAAAAAATAGCCTGCACTATGTTTCCACTCATCTCATATCTCCTCTTTTCATCATAATTCATTTAATTCACACTATTCGTTTTAGGATTTTTTTTCATCATCTTTTTGCCAATCTTGGCTCCCTTTCGAGCGCCACTTTTTTGCTGTTGAGCTTTTTTCCGTTGTTTTTTAGTGCCTACTCTTTTGCCAGGCTTGGTTGGAGTACCCGCTTGATTATCACGTACTACCACCACAGGCTTGATCTGCTCCGGTATCATGGTCGAAGAAACGTACGTTTGTTGGTCTTTAGTTAAAAGTGGAGACGTACGCGCTGCATTAAGCAAATCAAGTGTTTTCTTTGCAATATCTTTACTTTGCGTAGCAAGCGCTACCAATGCATCCGCATATGCTTGCTGCGTTGCGGTACTAAAAGCACCCGCACTAGCCCCTGCTGTTAATTTTGACAAAAAGCGCAACCGATCATCAAGCAACGGCTGTTTGCTAATACTTGCCAGCAAGCGCGTTACGCGGTCATCAGTCAATACTTGCTGCGTCACGTCTGCCGACTCAACCATTGATGCATTTGCTACCGTCGCAACCGCTGGCGATACACCAAGCACATTTGCTTGTTTTAAATCTTTGAATTTGTCCAACGCTGGCAATAATTGCTGGCTTACATACTGACGACGCACCTTATCCAGCAAAGGTACATTGCCTTGCAAAACGTTTCGCATCAACTCACGCAATTGCGCTTGTGCCTGATCAGACTGACTGGCGCGTTGATCGTACAACTGAACAAGTGATTTATAAAACATATCACGAATGCCAGCATTAAGAACCACTCGCAAGCCACCCTTGGTAGAAAAGTTAGTTGGATTTGCAAGCGCTGAAAGACTTTGCAAACTATCCTGAAAGGTAGTTTTTTGTGCTGCCGCCATAACAAGACTCTTTAAAAGTCTTGGCACCATGGTTTTTGCCACATACTTTTGCTGGACCGGAGAAAGCAATGAACTCGCTTGTGCTCGAGAAAGAATCGGCAACATGGCAAGCTGCGTACCTTCAGTTGTAGCCAATTTGTTGGTAGCATCAAGTAAATTACCAAAATCAGTTTTGGTTCTAGCATTAAATGTCGCCCTACCAGAACGGTCAAGCAACAAAGATAGCGCTTGAATTTTCTGATCCACAACTGCCATAGCCCCAATTTTGGTAAAATAACTCTTAATAAGGGTATCAATATCTGCCTGACTTGCAAAATTGTCTGGAATATTAAAAGCCGCAAAAGCAACGGAATGCATTGTCAGCACAGCTACCGCCAGCAACACACACACTTTCCTTACCATTGAGCACAATGTCGTCATGATACTCCTTCCTTATTATTACCGCCTACTACTTACAAAAATATCAAATAGCAATTACTAATTGCAATGATTTTAGTAAAAATTATAAGAACGAAAGCATTTTCAAGAATAAAAGCCTCAAGAATAAGCAATTGACAGAGGCCCGAATATCCATTACATTCCACGATATTCTTCAAATTAGAGATAAACAAGCAAGCCAAAATAGACTGATCTCGTGGTGGTTACATTGAAAGACAAAAACAGTCGAATCCCTGCTTTTCATAAAAAATCCCTCAGCGAGCGTTTAAAATACGTCGAAACCTTTGCCAACCTTACTCATCAAGAAATCAAAGAGCTAGAGTCGGGGGCCTCCCTTCCCATTCCTCTCGCCGAAAAAATGAGCGAAAATGTCATCTCAGTCATGTCTTTGCCTTTTGGCGTCGCCACCAATTTCATGATCAACGGTCAAGATTATCTGATTCCAATGGTCACTGAAGAACCAAGCGTCATTGCAGCCGCCTCGCACGGCGCCAAACTCGCGCGAAATGCCGACGGTTTTACCACTAGTTGCGGCTATCCACTCATGATTGGCCAAATATTGTTAGCAAATATATCCAATTCTGCTAACGCACTCGAAGCTTTGAACAACAAAAAAAGAGAGCTCCTTGCGCTTGCCAACCAACTCGACCCCATACTGCTCGAGCATGGCGGAGGGGCAGTAGATCTGACTGCTCAAGAGCTTGTACTCAACAAAGACCTATGCCTTTCTATAAAATTGCACGTGAATGTCGGTGATGCCATGGGCGCCAACATTGTTAACACCATGACAGAATTTATTGCACCACTCATTCAAAAAGTATGCGGTGGCCTGGTCAGATTGTGTATTGTTTCAAATTTTTCTCCCGATCGCTTAGTCCACGTTACCGGCACCTGGGACCAAGAAACGCTGGGGTTACCAACTATCGATGCTATCATACAAGCCAGTGCCTTTGCAGCAGCCGATATCTATCGAGCCGTAACACACAATAAAGGAATTATGAACGGCGTTATTGCGGTCGCGTTGGCCACCGGCAACGATACCCGGGCCATCGAAGCAGGAGCACATGGGTACGCCGCTCTCACGGGCCGCTACCAACCACTTAGCTGGTATGAAAAAAATGAAGCAGGCGATTTAGTGGGACACCTAGCAATGCCCCTACCCATCGCAACCGTTGGCGGAATAACTAAAAGTCATCCAACTGCCTGTATCGCCAGAAAAATTCTTACCATTACCAGCGCACAAGAACTTGCCGGCGTTACTGCAGCTGTAGGACTGGCACAAAACTTTGCCGCCCTGCGTGCATTGGTAACTGAAGGAATTCAGCACGGGCACATGCGACTGCACAGCCAAAACATTGCCATTACCGCGGGCGCTACCGGCCAGGCTATCGACAATATTGCCCACCAAATGATCACAAAGAAAAAAATTTCAGTTGCGCATGCGCGCACACTTTTGACGAAAGGGTCCCTATGATTGGTGGCATTATGGGCTACGGGGCTTACATTCCACGCTACCGAATCAGCGTTGAAAAACTCGCACAAGCTCTTGACGACAATGCTACACAGATTATCAACTCACTAGCAATTGCCGAAAAATCAGTCCCGGGCAAAGATGAAGATAGCCTCACGATGGTCGTTGCTGCGGCAAAAAATGCTTTAAAACGGGCAACGTTACCAGCACCATCACTGCAAGCAGTTTATGTTGGCAGCGAAAGCCATCCCTACGCCGTCAAACCTTCCGCAACAATTTTAGGTGAAGCTTTAGGGATTGGCACCAATTATATGGCTGCCGATTTTGAATTTGCTTGCAAAGGCGGCACCGCTGCCCTGCAAGCCGCTCTTGGTGTGGTTAAGGCTGGGATGGCCTCGTACGCGTTGGCCGCCGGCAGCGATACCGCTCAAGCAAAGCCAACAGATATTTTAGAATATGCCGCCGCCGCTGGGTCCGCCGCTTTTATTGTTTCAAACAATCTTGATGAAGCGTGCGCAATTGTTGAACGAACATTATCGTACAGTTCAGACACGCCAGATTTTTGGCGTCGTTCATCAGCTGCCTACCCAGAACATGGCGGACGTTTTACTGCACAACCAGCTTACTTTGCGCATGTTGTGGCGGCAACACAACAACTTTTAACGGCACACAACCTCAAACCAACCGACATCGATCATGTTATTTTTCATCAACCAAATGGTAAATTCCCCGTGATGGCCGCCAGGCAACTTGGTTTTTCTCGGGCCCAACTGGCCAACGGCTTACTTGTTGAAAAAATGGGCAACTCGTACAGCGCTAATTCACTTTTGGGTCTTACGGCGGTACTGGACAACGCACTACCCAACCAAACTATTCTATTAGTTAGTTATGGCAGCGGCAGCGGCTGCGATGCTTTCGTAATTAAAACAACTGAAAAAATTTTATCGGTCCAAAATAAAGCACGTCGCACCCAAGAATATTTGGCAGAAAAAAAGTATATTTCCTACGCAACATATCTTCATCATTTAACCTGCTTGTACGGTGCATTATGAACATTGCGATTATCGGCATTGGCCAAACAAAATTCGGTGAATTGTGGGAAAGTTCGCTGCAAGATTTACTTGCATACAGCCAACTTGCAGCCCTCAAAGATGCTAATATTTCAGCACAAGAAATTGAAGCACTGGTGGTCGGCAACATGTGTGGAGAAAGTACCGGAGGTCAAGTACATCTTGGCGCACTAGCTGCACATATTTTAAATCTCAATGTTCCAAGTATGCGCGTTGAAGGAGCCTGTGCATCAGGTGCGTTAGCACTGCAACAAGGTATAGCACTTATTGAAGCCGGCAAGGCAGAAGTAGTACTAGTCAGCGGCGTTGAAAAATTAACTGATGTTGATGCCGGCACACTGGCAACGAGTATGATTGGCGCCAGCTTACAGGAAACAGATCATTTTGTGGGCCTTACTTTCCCAAGCCTTTTTGCACTCATCACGCGTTTATATTTTAATGAGCACGGCATTACGCGTAAGCACCTTGCACACGTGAGCGTTAAAAATCATTTGCACGCAAGCTTAAACCCCAACGCACATTTTACCAAAGACATTTCTCTTGAAACGGCGCTACACGCACCAATGGTCGCCGACCCACTGGGTCTTTTTGACTGCGCACCAGTTTCTGACGGCGCTGCATCGATCATTATCACAACACCAGAATTTGCGAAACGCAAAGGCATCAAGCCGGTGTTGATCATTGGCTCTGGCGTTGCCACTGATTCATTAATGTTTGGCGAACGCACGACACTCACATCTTTTGTCGCCACAAAATTAGCCGCACATAGTGCTTATCAACAAGCTGGCATTGAGCCGGAAAATATTGATCTGGTTGAAGTGCACGATGCATTTACCATGGCCGAAATTATGGCGCTTGAAGATTTAGGTTTTTTTGAACCGGGACAAGCAGCTTACGCAACACAAAAAGGCACCACAAAATTCAATGGCACCCTACCCGTCAACATGTCTGGTGGACTCAAAGCACAAGGACATCCCGTTGGCGCCACTGGCCTTGCACAAATTATTGAACTTATCAGACAGCTACGCGGCACTGCCGGCAAACGACAAATTGCCAATGCACGCACTGGCCTTGCACACAACATGGGCGGCATTGGCTCTACCGTAGCGGTTCATATTCTTGCAAGTAACCATTGACCAGCACTTCTTTTTTGGCATAATTTTTTAGCGTGCTATAATCCAGTCATAACAAAAGATCGAAATCATTTTTTTTAAAATTATGGAGAATCTGTTATGAAGAAAACATTTCACTACTCGCTAATTTTTGCTGTAATATTTGCCAGCACCGCCATAGCAGCAGGAACTGCTACAGAAAAAGAATTTTCCATCTGCCCAAGCATTCCCGATGACTTTTGCCTTGAAGACAAACAACTGATCACGGCGGTAAAAAAAGGGCTTCACGAAGCATTAGAACGAATTCTTCTTTTCCATAAAAATGTTAATCTTGAATATGAAGAAGGCTCGTTGCTTCATCATGCAGCGAGTGAAGGACATCTTAAATGTGCTGAATTACTCGTTAATAACGGTGCTGATATTTCTGCCACCACACCACACGGCGGCACACCTCTCCATTGCGCTGCATGGAAAGGCTACACAGACATCGTACAATTTCTTTTGAATAATAATGCACCAATTAATGCAATTAATTTCATTGAACAAGCA includes these proteins:
- the mvaD gene encoding diphosphomevalonate decarboxylase, with amino-acid sequence MKKNTVSVTTTANIALIKYWGKRDERLMLPAKSSLSVGLSALTTTTEFETAEHDKIVTTEHHQSNFEKKIMNFVNELRRDYGITQPIKITTHNHFPTAAGLASSASGFAALTLGLNKLFDLKLGKQELSQRARLGSGSAARSVLGGFVVWHKGTLANGNNCFAEQLYDANHWPTLRILVVVVDASIKKMSSRDGMRLTVTTSPSFNTWCTESEKRISAMHQAIAKRDLEQVGMLAEADWHGMYKSMRDTQPPLEYLSGASWVVIKTVQRLRAAGILCYFTTDAGPNVKILCEERDAAIIEQTLMALNEVNNIIRNRIACEPIIT
- a CDS encoding phosphomevalonate kinase, whose translation is MITIHTPGKLMLAGEWSVLEPDNRCIVLPINRFAICQIQEATESTLSAPTLGIANAIITYENYAYKIASNDSQLFMAQAVLNTTLRFLNEHKVTLKKFNLTINTDQFFYHQQKLGFGSSAAVCVGITRALLTLHQFIADDLTIFKLATLAHYHAQKKIGSGFDIAASTYAQPLSYQRFDAAWLATQRTDSIKKIIEQPWPGLIIKPITLPQKFHMCVGFTGVSASTTTLAQRILHFKNEHTEQYQNWCTTTNKIILELETALENNKQQTIIDLINQQQKSLRNLSDLSDAQIDIPVMSSLIAAAQKHGTGAKFSGAGGGDCVIAICFENNREKNINHEWAAMGIKIINTVILNPMKKN
- a CDS encoding superoxide dismutase, yielding MSLFFYCLVIVIFGVGVLFYVRSTQETSIQKTTTRALRTFGDLKYPFSLPALLYTYNALEPHIDEATMNIHHTKHHQAYINSLNECLEKHPEFQSKSLVDLIAHTKTLPESLLKVVENHGGGHANHSMFWLIMSPQGGGQPEGKLAQAIDKTFGSFENFKKLFIEAAKTRFGSGWAWLCVDSDNNLVITSTANQDNPMMDGLIPVLGLDIWEHAYYLKYQNKRIDYVNTWWNVINWPVVAEYFAKACSK
- the mvk gene encoding mevalonate kinase, translated to MSNVGGYGKIILFGEHFVVYGLPALVFALPQQTHAVAKIISGPSRVVDQRCFADNSLKCSAEKLNHFLSAIINFLGITQSLEVTLSGDLVVMSGGTGSSAAAAVATARAINKTCNLNLDDNAISMAALQAEKIAHGNPSGIDNTAATFGGFFIFEKGKDLHFFGSRADLHFVVIDSGMRSQTSGAVVAVQRYRARRSECFARLCADYEKLFSLGVQAVEQGNLTALSMCMTMNHELLKELGVSNADLEAIIKKTLTAGALSVKVTGAGAGGALVALTKNKQQQHEVATALQAQNFFVMPVTLSMPLQNTQQPQAS
- a CDS encoding Zn-ribbon domain-containing OB-fold protein, which gives rise to MFSDSPIIDWRLYPQRYRLMGVQCAVCYQKFYPKKYLCTCASTEFKPVELSHCATLLSFTQVMHAPREHKMYEPYCVGFVQLADGPRIMTQLADVDFEELIIGMPLRAALRKYYVSGLNGIIHYGLKFVPEHRA
- a CDS encoding ankyrin repeat domain-containing protein, whose amino-acid sequence is MRNFYVKLIVVFLCSQSLLFAGREFTGRMYGDFEGCIQKFSQNFEQTFLERRELEPRERDRFLLLETNENDLTILHSAVYDGNLSLVENLIKRARACLSDDEFHYFINKPEKSCGWTPLHIAVAVKFVEIQATLIYAGASVLKKDFEGLMPAELAELITDLENFGNK
- a CDS encoding hydroxymethylglutaryl-CoA reductase, degradative, whose amino-acid sequence is MVTLKDKNSRIPAFHKKSLSERLKYVETFANLTHQEIKELESGASLPIPLAEKMSENVISVMSLPFGVATNFMINGQDYLIPMVTEEPSVIAAASHGAKLARNADGFTTSCGYPLMIGQILLANISNSANALEALNNKKRELLALANQLDPILLEHGGGAVDLTAQELVLNKDLCLSIKLHVNVGDAMGANIVNTMTEFIAPLIQKVCGGLVRLCIVSNFSPDRLVHVTGTWDQETLGLPTIDAIIQASAFAAADIYRAVTHNKGIMNGVIAVALATGNDTRAIEAGAHGYAALTGRYQPLSWYEKNEAGDLVGHLAMPLPIATVGGITKSHPTACIARKILTITSAQELAGVTAAVGLAQNFAALRALVTEGIQHGHMRLHSQNIAITAGATGQAIDNIAHQMITKKKISVAHARTLLTKGSL